The Coffea arabica cultivar ET-39 chromosome 3c, Coffea Arabica ET-39 HiFi, whole genome shotgun sequence genome contains a region encoding:
- the LOC113738187 gene encoding membrane protein PM19L: MASGAGKSAAFGLLVLNVILYFIVAAISGWAVNHGIQRARETASALTIPARIFPIYFPFGNMATGFLIIFSLIAGVVGFITSIAGIQSVIQWNLPNLHAAAASSLMTWLLTLLAMGLACKEIHKGWTESNLRTLEVILIILSGTQLFCTGAIHAGVEDLVARERIIRGRV; the protein is encoded by the exons ATGGCTTCTGGGGCGGGCAAATCAGCAGCATTTGGCCTTTTAGTTCTTAATGTCATACTTTATTTCATTGTTGCAGCAATTTCAGGATGGGCAGTAAATCATGGAATTCAAAGAGCTCGTGAAACAG CATCTGCTCTGACAATCCCAGCTCGGATATTTCCAATATACTTTCCATTTGGGAACATGGCAACTGGTTTCCTGATCATTTTCTCCCTCATTGCTGGTGTTGTGGGATTTATCACCTCAATTGCTGGGATCCAGAGTGTGATCCAATGGAACCTTCCTAACTTACATGCAGCTGCTGCCTCCTCTCTGATGACTTGGTTACTCACGCTGCTTGCCATGGG GTTGGCTTGCAAGGAGATTCACAAAGGCTGGACAGAATCAAATTTG AGGACCTTGGAGGTCATATTGATAATTCTGAGTGGGACACAATTGTTCTGCACCGGGGCAATCCATGCTGGGGTTGAAGACCTTGTTGCACGTGAGAGGATTATCAGAGGACGTGTCTGA
- the LOC113738184 gene encoding glutamine synthetase leaf isozyme, chloroplastic, whose product MAQILAPSPQWQMRVTKNLMDVSPLTSKMWSSLVLKQSKKGAIKTSSKFKVYALQSENGTVNRVEQLLNLDVTPYTDKIIAEYIWIGGSGTDVRSKSKTISKPVEHPSELPKWNYDGSSTGQAPGEDSEVILYPQAIFKDPFRGGNNILVICDTYTPAGEPIPTNKRYRAAQIFSNPKVIAEVPWFGIEQEYTLLQTNVKWPLGWPAGGYPGPQGPYYCGAGADKIFGRDISDAHYKACLYAGINISGTNGEVMPGQWEFQVGPSVGIEAGDHIWCARYLLERITEQAGVVLTLDPKPIEGDWNGAGCHTNYSTKSMREDGGYEKIKKAILSLSLRHKDHISAYGEGNERRLTGKHETADINTFSWGVANRGCSIRVGRDTEKNGKGYLEDRRPASNMDPYVVTSLLAETTILWEPTLEAEALAAQKIALKV is encoded by the exons ATGGCACAAATCCTGGCCCCCTCTCCACAATGGCAGATGAGAGTTACAAAAAACTTGATGGATGTCAGTCCATTGACTTCAAAGATGTGGAGCTCCCTCGTATTGAAACAAAGCAAGAAAGGAGCTATTAAAACTTCTTCCAAATTTAAAGTTTATGCCCTTCAATCAGAAAATGGCACTGTTAACCGGGTGGAACAGCTGCTAAACCTGGACGTAACTCCGTATACTGATAAGATCATTGCTGAGTATATCTG GATTGGAGGATCTGGGACTGATGTGCGTAGTAAATCAAAG ACAATCTCAAAGCCAGTTGAACACCCATCAGAGCTCCCAAAGTGGAATTATGATGGATCAAGTACTGGACAAGCACCTGGAGAAGATAGTGAAGTTATCTTATA CCCTCAGGCAATTTTCAAGGACCCATTCCGTGGAGGAAACAACATTTTG GTCATATGTGACACCTATACACCGGCTGGTGAGCCCATTCCTACAAACAAGCGCTACAGAGCTGCACAGATCTTTAGCAACCCGAAGGTTATAGCAGAAGTACCATG GTTTGGCATAGAGCAAGAGTACACCTTACTGCAAACAAACGTGAAATGGCCCTTGGGTTGGCCTGCTGGAGGCTACCCCGGTCCTCAG GGCCCTTATTACTGTGGTGCTGGAGCAGATAAGATATTTGGACGGGACATATCTGATGCTCATTACAAGGCCTGCTTATACGCTGGAATAAATATTAGTGGAACGAATGGTGAAGTTATGCCTGGGCAG TGGGAATTTCAAGTAGGTCCTAGCGTGGGAATTGAAGCTGGAGATCACATCTGGTGTGCTAGGTACCTTCTTGAg AGAATTACTGAACAAGCAGGAGTTGTTCTTACACTTGATCCAAAACCAATAGAG GGTGACTGGAATGGTGCAGGATGCCACACCAATTACAG TACAAAGAGTATGAGGGAGGATGGAGGGTACgagaaaataaagaaagcaATCCTGAGTCTATCTCTTCGACACAAGGATCACATAAGTGCTTATGgagaaggaaatgaaagaaggTTGACAGGAAAGCACGAAACTGCTGATATCAACACATTTTCTTGG GGAGTTGCTAATCGTGGTTGCTCAATCCGTGTTGGGCGTGATACTGAGAAGAATGGCAAAG GTTATTTGGAAGACAGGCGCCCCGCTTCTAACATGGATCCCTACGTTGTTACTTCATTACTTGCCGAAACTACTATTCTTTGGGAGCCCACACTTGAGGCAGAAGCTCTTGCTGCACAGAAGATTGCATTAAAGGTTTAA